The following coding sequences lie in one Stigmatopora nigra isolate UIUO_SnigA chromosome 4, RoL_Snig_1.1, whole genome shotgun sequence genomic window:
- the LOC144195614 gene encoding DNA excision repair protein ERCC-8-like: protein MLGYLAARRAGLDDPLRLKRVESTRRVLSLELNADREMDRIHANGVNTIDIEVIEGKYMLSGGADGVIVIYDLENLTGKTQYTCKAVSTVGRSSKYAHKFSVETVQWYPYDTGMFVSSSFDKTMKVWDTEILKPAEVFEFEGNVYSHHLSPIARKHSLIAVGTKNPKIQLCDLKSGSKIHILHGHRAEVLSVRWSPRYEHILASASADSKVRVWDVRRASACLFTLDQHNGDKSKAASEAVNTAHNGRVNGLCFTSDGLYLLTSGTDDRMRLWNSATGENTLVNYGKVNNGSRKRRQLTVSRGCSPEFVFVPYGNSVAIYGLYTGELVTMLRGHYNHVDCCEFHPDHQVLYSAGKDGNILAWVPVLRCPDIEDDSDKNVKSLVNPALQDAWSSDED, encoded by the exons GCGGACAGAGAAATGGACAGAATCCACGCAAATGGCGTCAACACAATTGACATTGAAGTAATAGAAGGAAAATA CATGTTGTCTGGGGGTGCTGATGGAGTGATTGTCATCTATGACCTGGAAAACTTAACTGGGAAAACGCAGTACACCTGCAAAGCTGTTTCCACTGTTGGCAG GTCCAGCAAGTATGCCCACAAATTCAGTGTGGAGACAGTCCAATGGTATCCTTATGACACAGGCATGTTTGTATCCAGTTCCTTTGACAAGACGATGAAGGTTTGGGACACTGAGATTCTAAAG CCTGCTGAAGTTTTTGAGTTTGAGGGCAACGTCTACAGCCATCACCTGTCTCCCATCGCCAGGAAGCACAGTCTAATTGCAG ttggcACCAAAAATCCTAAAATACAGCTGTGTGACCTGAAATCCGGCTCAAAGATCCATATCCTGCATG GTCACAGAGCCGAGGTCTTGTCTGTTCGATGGTCACCAAGATACGAACATATCTTAGCCTCTGCCAG TGCCGACAGCAAAGTGAGAGTGTGGGATGTACGTCGGGCATCGGCTTGTCTGTTTACTCTGGATCAGCACAACGGAGACAAGTCAAAAGCTGCTTCTGAGGCAG TGAACACGGCCCACAATGGCAGGGTGAACGGCCTGTGTTTTACCAGTGATGGCCTGTACCTGCTCACATCTGGGACTGATGATCGCATGCGTCTCTGGAACAGCGCTACAGGAGAAAACACCTTG GTTAACTACGGGAAAGTGAACAACGGAAGCCGCAAAAGGCGTCAGCTCACAGTGTCGCGGGGATGTAGTCCCGAGTTTGTATTTGTACCATACGGCAACTCGGTGGCCATATATGGCTTGTACACTGGTGAGCTGGTCACCATGCTGCGGGGTCATTACAACCACGTGGACTGCTGTGAGTTTCACCCTGACCACCAG GTGCTGTACAGTGCAGGTAAAGATGGTAACATACTGGCATGGGTTCCAGTTCTGCGATGCCCAGATATTGAGGATGACTCAGATAAG AATGTCAAATCATTAGTGAATCCCGCCTTACAAGATGCATGGAGCAGCGATGAAGACTAA